The following are encoded together in the Cicer arietinum cultivar CDC Frontier isolate Library 1 chromosome 2, Cicar.CDCFrontier_v2.0, whole genome shotgun sequence genome:
- the LOC101514733 gene encoding chaperone protein dnaJ 72 isoform X2 — protein MDHYKVLGLHKTASKEEIKAAFKKLAFQFHPDKHSQSPKSVKDSATLRFKQVSEAYEVLMDDRKRADYNYRWRSGQQSGGGGNGKYYSQYGYGYGRSGRSYEYKTRSGFGGGGGGGGFASKFELAFRILTARSSLLNLGFAAAILGVMIVIDTSGESLWKMQNSGLVL, from the exons ATGGATCATTACAAAGTTCTAGGTTTACACAAAACAGCATCAAAGGAAGAAATTAAAGCAGCATTCAAAAAATTAGCGTTTCAATTTCATCCAGATAAGCATTCCCAATCACCGAAATCCGTTAAAGACAGCGCCACACTTCGATTCAAACAGGTTTCTGAAGCATACGAAGTTCTCATGGATGATCGGAAACGCGCCGATTATAATTACCGGTGGCGTTCCGGTCAACAAAGTGGTGGTGGTGGTAATGGAAAGTATTATTCTCAGTATGGTTATGGATACGGTAGAAGTGGGCGTAGCTATGAGTATAAAACTAGGTCGGGGTTTGGTggcggtggtggtggtggtggttttGCGTCAAAGTTTGAACTTGCTTTCCGGATTTTGACGGCGAGATCTTCTCTTCTCAATCTTGGATTTGCAGC AGCTATATTAGGTGTGATGATTGTCATTGATACAAGTGGAGAATCCTTATGGAAGATGCAAAATTCTGGG TTGGTATTGTAG